One window from the genome of Pelodictyon luteolum DSM 273 encodes:
- the ssb gene encoding single-stranded DNA-binding protein — MAELKMPEINSVIIAGNLTKDPVFRQTDSGGTPVVNFSIACNRRFRDSNHQWQEDVCYVGVVAWNKLAESCRDNLRKSSAVLVDGELQSRTWKAQDGTSRTVVEIKARRIQFLNKRKKDDGEDDHDGFIEDDFHDVHHEDAHGEDNDHIYEYKYLSSD; from the coding sequence ATGGCTGAATTGAAAATGCCTGAGATTAACAGCGTCATCATTGCTGGCAATCTTACAAAGGATCCTGTTTTCAGGCAGACTGATTCAGGCGGGACTCCGGTTGTCAATTTTTCAATCGCCTGCAACCGCAGGTTCCGCGACAGCAACCACCAGTGGCAGGAAGACGTTTGCTACGTCGGCGTGGTTGCATGGAACAAACTTGCCGAGAGCTGCAGGGACAATCTCAGAAAAAGTTCAGCGGTCCTTGTCGACGGCGAATTGCAGAGCCGGACATGGAAAGCGCAGGACGGAACATCAAGGACAGTGGTCGAGATCAAGGCCAGACGGATCCAGTTCCTCAACAAACGCAAAAAGGACGACGGCGAGGACGATCACGACGGTTTCATCGAGGATGATTTTCATGATGTCCATCATGAAGATGCACACGGTGAGGACAACGACCACATTTATGAATACAAATACCTGTCCTCCGACTGA
- the rpsR gene encoding 30S ribosomal protein S18, producing MKPMRQKNTRAQGNKSISNALASKRKVSKNQVVFFDYRDERKLKRFINDQGKIIPRRITGLTAKEQNLLTHSVKWARFLAVIPYVADEYK from the coding sequence ATGAAACCAATGAGACAGAAAAACACAAGGGCGCAGGGCAATAAGTCCATCAGCAACGCTCTGGCTTCAAAGAGAAAGGTGTCGAAGAATCAGGTCGTGTTCTTTGACTACCGCGACGAGCGCAAGCTGAAAAGATTCATCAACGATCAGGGTAAAATCATCCCCCGCCGCATCACGGGCCTCACCGCAAAAGAGCAGAACCTCTTGACCCATTCAGTGAAGTGGGCACGGTTCCTCGCGGTCATACCCTACGTTGCTGACGAGTACAAATAA
- the rplI gene encoding 50S ribosomal protein L9, which produces MKVILRKDVAALGDAGEVVAVKNGYANNYLIPQGMATRATEGTLKALETEKKQQARKVELQRTSARELAQKIEQMVLKVQAKAGESGKLFGTVTAGDIADALKAVGVEIDRRKITLEAPVKLLGKYEAEAKLFSDVTVKVTFEVEAEGTEA; this is translated from the coding sequence GTGAAAGTCATTTTAAGAAAAGATGTGGCTGCCCTTGGCGATGCAGGTGAAGTTGTTGCCGTGAAGAACGGTTATGCCAACAACTACCTTATTCCGCAGGGTATGGCCACGAGGGCTACCGAGGGAACCCTCAAAGCTCTTGAGACCGAGAAGAAGCAGCAGGCAAGAAAAGTCGAGTTGCAGAGAACGAGTGCTCGTGAACTTGCCCAGAAGATTGAGCAGATGGTGCTGAAGGTGCAGGCCAAGGCCGGCGAATCCGGCAAGCTGTTCGGCACCGTCACCGCCGGTGACATCGCCGATGCCCTGAAGGCAGTTGGCGTAGAGATCGACAGGCGCAAGATCACCCTGGAGGCTCCCGTCAAGCTGCTCGGCAAGTATGAGGCCGAGGCGAAGCTGTTCTCGGACGTCACCGTAAAGGTCACCTTCGAGGTCGAAGCCGAGGGTACCGAGGCTTAA
- a CDS encoding DUF6858 family protein: protein MIQTLLQEKYPVFTTKFDRSETSCRSVDDIIAHFKSCIDANPAVAYIGEFDHYAHTAALPGGVIGKGIKAARNLLFCFGKEMPTPYVLAVRPRSIGVGEVEDGFVVTFLEAPNPTANEAMESWTKALRDRVVDA, encoded by the coding sequence ATGATCCAGACCCTTCTCCAGGAAAAATATCCTGTTTTTACTACGAAATTCGATCGCAGCGAGACCAGCTGCCGAAGCGTGGATGATATCATCGCCCATTTCAAAAGCTGCATCGATGCAAACCCTGCAGTCGCCTATATTGGTGAGTTTGACCATTATGCTCACACGGCAGCGCTGCCGGGTGGGGTCATCGGTAAGGGGATCAAGGCCGCAAGGAATCTTCTGTTCTGCTTCGGCAAAGAGATGCCCACACCTTACGTTCTGGCGGTTCGTCCCCGTTCAATAGGCGTTGGCGAAGTGGAAGACGGGTTTGTGGTGACCTTTCTCGAGGCTCCAAACCCTACAGCCAATGAGGCTATGGAGTCATGGACGAAAGCCCTTCGGGACAGAGTCGTAGATGCGTAA
- the pheS gene encoding phenylalanine--tRNA ligase subunit alpha, which produces MENSIRSLREEIAGFRISSADELEAFRLRYTVRKGLIAGLFSQLKSVDPARRPEIGNMLNQLKAEAEARVEEAALSLEKTTSPAAPTIDLSLPGRRHFTGSEHPVQKVLGEMKQIFSDMGFTVATGPELELGSYNFDMLNFPPDHPARDMQDTFFVKRDGTEDDILLRTHTSPVQVRVMLDRKPPIRVICPGKVYRNEAISARSYCVFHQLEGLYIDKGVTFADLKATIYSFARQMFGSDVQLRFRPSFFPFTEPSAEVDVTCYLCGGKGCRVCKKSGWLEIMGCGMVHPNVMKNAGIDPEVWSGYAFGMGVDRTVLLKYKIDDIRLLFENDLRMLRQFPA; this is translated from the coding sequence ATGGAAAACAGCATTCGAAGCCTCCGGGAGGAGATCGCCGGATTCAGGATCAGCTCAGCCGATGAACTTGAGGCGTTCCGCCTCCGGTACACCGTTCGCAAGGGACTGATTGCCGGACTCTTTTCACAGTTGAAGTCGGTCGATCCCGCCCGGAGACCCGAAATCGGCAATATGCTCAACCAGCTGAAAGCCGAGGCCGAAGCCAGAGTAGAAGAAGCTGCCCTGTCGCTGGAAAAAACGACATCGCCTGCGGCCCCCACGATCGATCTCTCGCTCCCCGGCCGGCGACATTTCACCGGGAGCGAACATCCGGTCCAGAAGGTGCTCGGTGAGATGAAGCAGATATTTTCCGACATGGGCTTTACTGTCGCCACCGGCCCAGAGCTTGAGCTCGGAAGCTACAACTTCGATATGCTGAACTTCCCCCCCGACCATCCGGCCAGGGACATGCAGGATACATTCTTCGTCAAACGCGACGGCACGGAAGACGACATTCTCCTCCGGACCCACACCTCCCCGGTGCAGGTCAGGGTAATGCTTGACCGCAAGCCTCCCATCAGGGTAATCTGCCCCGGAAAAGTCTATCGCAACGAAGCCATCAGCGCACGCAGTTACTGTGTCTTCCACCAACTTGAGGGCCTGTATATCGATAAAGGGGTAACCTTTGCCGACTTGAAAGCCACCATTTACTCCTTTGCACGTCAGATGTTCGGCAGCGATGTCCAGCTGCGCTTCAGACCCAGCTTTTTCCCGTTCACCGAGCCCTCGGCAGAGGTAGACGTCACATGCTACCTCTGCGGTGGCAAAGGGTGCCGTGTCTGCAAGAAATCCGGCTGGCTTGAAATCATGGGTTGCGGCATGGTACATCCAAACGTCATGAAGAACGCAGGCATCGACCCTGAAGTATGGAGCGGTTACGCATTCGGAATGGGTGTAGACAGGACCGTCCTGCTCAAATACAAGATCGACGACATCCGGCTCCTCTTCGAGAACGATCTGCGCATGCTTCGCCAGTTCCCGGCCTGA
- the rplT gene encoding 50S ribosomal protein L20, whose translation MPKANNAVASKARRKRVLKKAKGYWGSRGNILTVVKHAVDKGEQYAYRDRRAKKRSFRSLWIIRINAAARLNGTTYSRLMDAMIKKNVEIDRKTMAEIAVRDPEAFTQLVKTIID comes from the coding sequence ATGCCTAAAGCAAATAACGCTGTCGCCTCAAAGGCCCGCAGGAAAAGAGTATTAAAGAAAGCCAAGGGATACTGGGGATCACGCGGCAATATCCTGACCGTCGTCAAGCATGCGGTCGACAAAGGCGAACAGTACGCCTACCGTGACCGTCGCGCAAAAAAGCGAAGCTTCCGCTCGCTCTGGATCATTCGCATCAATGCAGCTGCCCGCCTGAACGGCACAACCTACTCCAGGCTGATGGATGCAATGATCAAAAAGAACGTGGAGATTGACCGCAAGACCATGGCTGAAATCGCCGTAAGGGACCCCGAGGCGTTCACCCAGCTCGTAAAAACCATCATTGACTGA
- the rpmI gene encoding 50S ribosomal protein L35 codes for MPKMKSHRGACKRFKATASGKIKRERMNGSHNLEKKNRKRTRRLHQSTMLDNATKEKQIKRMILA; via the coding sequence ATGCCTAAAATGAAATCGCACCGCGGTGCATGCAAACGATTCAAGGCCACCGCATCAGGAAAAATCAAGCGTGAACGGATGAACGGATCGCACAACCTGGAGAAGAAGAACAGGAAACGTACCCGCCGCCTCCACCAGTCGACCATGCTGGACAACGCGACCAAGGAGAAACAGATCAAGCGGATGATCCTTGCCTGA
- the infC gene encoding translation initiation factor IF-3, whose amino-acid sequence MKKQKATSQKPKITYRVNEQIRVPEVRIIFPDGTQQVMKTIDARRMAEDRNTDLIEVQPNAEPPVCKFDNLGKLLYKMAQRDKDLKKKQKTTTLKELRFHPNTDKHDFDFKTAHLEEFLRKGNRVRATIVFLGRSIIYKDKGLELADRLTERLSVVGNREGEPKFEGKKLFVYFEPDKKKIDAYERIRSKTGTPLAPLEESADAED is encoded by the coding sequence ATGAAGAAACAGAAGGCGACATCCCAGAAACCGAAAATCACCTATCGGGTCAATGAGCAGATCCGCGTGCCCGAAGTCCGGATCATCTTCCCGGACGGAACGCAGCAGGTCATGAAAACCATAGATGCCCGCCGGATGGCCGAGGACCGCAACACGGACCTGATCGAAGTGCAGCCGAACGCCGAACCGCCCGTATGCAAGTTCGATAACCTCGGCAAGCTGCTCTACAAGATGGCGCAGCGGGACAAGGACTTGAAGAAGAAGCAGAAAACCACAACGCTCAAGGAGCTGCGCTTCCATCCGAACACCGACAAGCACGATTTCGATTTCAAGACGGCCCACCTCGAGGAGTTCCTCCGCAAAGGGAACCGCGTACGGGCCACGATCGTCTTCCTTGGCCGTTCGATCATTTACAAGGACAAGGGACTTGAACTGGCCGACCGCCTGACGGAACGGCTCAGCGTCGTCGGGAACCGTGAAGGAGAACCTAAGTTCGAAGGCAAGAAGCTGTTCGTCTACTTCGAACCCGACAAGAAAAAGATCGACGCCTACGAGCGTATCCGTTCGAAAACAGGGACACCGCTGGCCCCGCTCGAAGAATCGGCCGATGCCGAGGACTAG